The Ananas comosus cultivar F153 linkage group 2, ASM154086v1, whole genome shotgun sequence genome contains a region encoding:
- the LOC109728215 gene encoding transcription factor MYB80: protein LRSAVYAANAFGIGILRNKEQHRYLSGLQRCGKSCRLRWTNYLRPDLKHGEFSECEEQTIVKLHSVVGNRWSLIAAQLPGRTDNDVKNHWNTKLKKKLSGMGIDPVTHKPFSHLMAEIATTLAPPQVAHLAEAALGCFKDEMLHLLTKKRTDFSGGPPPPPMPQLAAGGPTITAFPPTNPDEVKDETIRRIKLGLSRAVMHEPNSSDKAWSAMVGPAGEPSSGLAGMCGAFPELGEEGFGYDETSYGNDGEASAWSQSICTGSTCTGGAAEQKPGILREKGEDDDGEEAEGRKDDRKRDGGIFGADCVLWDLPEDLMNPLA, encoded by the exons TTGCGTTCTGCAGTTTATGCAGCTAATGCATTTGGAATTGGCATTTTGCGCAACAAAGAACAACATAGATATTTATCAG GTCTGCAGCGATGTGGAAAGAGTTGCCGGCTCCGGTGGACAAACTACCTCCGCCCTGATCTCAAGCATGGAGAGTTCTCCGAGTGTGAAGAGCAAACCATAGTCAAACTGCACTCTGTTGTTGGAAACAG GTGGTCCTTGATAGCCGCGCAGTTGCCAGGGCGCACGGACAACGACGTGAAGAACCACTGGAACACCAAGCTGAAGAAGAAGCTCTCCGGGATGGGTATCGATCCTGTGACCCACAAGCCCTTCTCCCACCTCATGGCCGAGATCGCCACGACCCTCGCCCCACCCCAAGTGGCCCACCTTGCGGAGGCCGCCCTCGGCTGCTTCAAGGACGAGATGCTCCACCTCCTCACCAAGAAGCGCACCGACTTCTCCGGCGgaccccctccgccgccgatgCCGCAGCTAGCCGCCGGCGGTCCGACCATCACGGCCTTTCCCCCAACGAATCCGGACGAGGTCAAGGATGAGACCATCCGGAGGATCAAGCTGGGGCTCTCCCGGGCGGTCATGCATGAGCCCAATAGCTCCGACAAGGCGTGGAGTGCGATGGTGGGGCCCGCTGGGGAGCCGTCCAGTGGGCTTGCTGGGATGTGCGGAGCATTCCCGGAACTGGGCGAAGAGGGTTTCGGATACGATGAGACCTCGTACGGGAACGACGGGGAGGCGTCCGCGTGGAGCCAGAGCATTTGCACGGGCAGCACGTGCACGGGGGGAGCGGCGGAACAGAAGCCCGGCATATTGCGGGAGAAAGGGGAGGATGACGATGGGGAAGAGGCCGAGGGCAGGAAAGATGACAGAAAAAGGGACGGTGGTATATTTGGTGCTGACTGCGTTCTCTGGGACTTACCTGAGGATCTGATGAATCCTCTGGCTTGA
- the LOC109725140 gene encoding transmembrane 9 superfamily member 12-like yields the protein MARSRISDGSYSLILSALLYLLLIVSPGNAFYLPGSYMHTYAQGETIWVKVNSLTSIETELPFSYYSLPYCWPQGGIKKSAENLGELLMGDQIDNSPYRFRVNVSESLYLCTTNPLNENEVKLLKQRTRDLYQVNMILDNLPVLRFTEQNGLTVQWTGFPVGYTPVGSSEDYIINHLKFKVLVHEYEGSNVEIISTGEEGFGVISDTDKKKMSGYEIVGFEVVPCSVKRDPESMLKKNMYDKIDSVNCPLEIEKSQMIRERERISFTYEVEFVKSDIRWPSRWDAYLKMEGSKVHWFSIMNSLMVILFLAGIVFVIFLRTVRRDLTKYEELDKEAQAQMNEELSGWKLVVGDVFREPACSKLLCVMVGDGVQILGMGIVAIIFAALGFMSPASRGMLLTGMIILYLFLGIAAGYVGVRLYRTIKGSSEGWRSLSWSIACFFPGIIFVILTTLNFILWKNKSTGALPISLFFTLLALWFCISVPLTLFGGFLGTRAEHIEFPVRTNQIPREIPEGKYPSWLLVLGAGTLPFGTLFIELFFILSSIWLGRFYYVFGFLLIVFLLLVIVCAEVSVVLTYMHLCVEDWKWWWKAFFASGSVALYVLLYSINYLVFDLRSLSGPVSAILYLGYSLIMAFAIMLSTGTIGFLMSFSFVYYLFSSVKID from the coding sequence ATGGCGAGATCTCGGATCTCAGATGGATCTTACTCTCTGATCCTCTCTGCTTTGTTGTATCTGCTCTTAATCGTCTCTCCTGGCAATGCCTTCTATCTCCCTGGTAGTTATATGCACACATACGCACAAGGCGAAACCATTTGGGTCAAAGTCAACTCCCTTACTTCCATCGAGACCGAGCTCCCTTTCAGTTACTACAGCCTCCCCTACTGCTGGCCGCAGGGCGGGATCAAGAAGAGTGCTGAGAATTTAGGGGAGCTTCTCATGGGCGATCAGATTGATAACTCTCCGTATAGATTTCGTGTTAATGTTAGTGAGTCCCTCTACCTCTGCACCACAAACCCATTAAATGAGAATGAAGTGAAGCTTTTGAAGCAGAGGACCCGTGATCTTTATCAGGTCAACATGATTCTCGACAACCTTCCTGTACTGCGGTTCACTGAGCAGAATGGGCTTACAGTTCAGTGGACTGGGTTCCCTGTTGGGTACACTCCAGTTGGTAGTTCAGAAGATTATATTATCAACCACTTGAAGTTTAAGGTCTTGGTTCATGAGTATGAAGGAAGTAACGTGGAGATTATTAGCACGGGGGAAGAGGGCTTTGGAGTGATCTCAGATACCGATAAGAAGAAGATGTCGGGGTATGAGATTGTAGGGTTTGAAGTTGTCCCGTGCAGTGTGAAGCGGGACCCAGAATCCATGTTGAAGAAAAACATGTATGATAAAATTGATTCTGTGAACTGCCCACTGGAGATTGAGAAATCTCAGATGATTCGCGAACGAGAAAGGATCTCGTTTACTTATGAAGTCGAGTTTGTGAAAAGCGATATCAGATGGCCCTCACGGTGGGATGCTTATTTAAAAATGGAGGGCTCAAAGGTCCATTGGTTCTCGATAATGAATTCTTTGATGGTTATCCTCTTCTTGGCGGGGATTGTATTTGTTATATTCCTAAGGACTGTTAGGAGAGATCTAACTAAATATGAGGAGCTGGATAAAGAAGCCCAAGCTCAGATGAATGAGGAGCTTTCAGGGTGGAAACTCGTTGTGGGCGATGTATTCAGAGAGCCTGCTTGCTCAAAGCTACTATGCGTCATGGTTGGGGATGGAGTTCAGATTTTGGGAATGGGCATAGTCGCAATCATCTTTGCTGCTCTAGGATTCATGTCTCCTGCCTCGAGAGGAATGCTGTTGACAGGCATGATCATTCTCTATCTCTTCCTTGGTATTGCAGCTGGATATGTTGGTGTTCGCCTCTACAGGACTATAAAGGGTAGCTCTGAAGGATGGAGGTCGCTTTCTTGGTCAATTGCCTGCTTTTTCCCTGGAATAATATTCGTAATTCTCACCACACTAAATTTTATACTGTGGAAGAACAAGAGTACTGGGGCTTTACCCATCTCACTCTTTTTCACTCTTCTGGCCCTTTGGTTCTGCATCTCGGTGCCGCTTACCCTTTTTGGTGGGTTTCTGGGCACAAGGGCTGAACATATAGAATTCCCAGTTCGTACTAATCAGATCCCAAGAGAAATTCCTGAAGGGAAATACCCATCTTGGCTTCTTGTTCTTGGTGCTGGAACACTTCCCTTTGGCACCCTCTTCATTGAGCTCTTCTTCATTCTCTCTAGTATATGGCTTGGGAGGTTCTATTATGTGTTTGGATTCCTACTTATCGTTTTCCTATTGCTTGTGATTGTCTGTGCCGAAGTGTCGGTCGTTTTGACTTACATGCATCTCTGCGTGGAGGACTGGAAATGGTGGTGGAAAGCTTTCTTTGCTTCTGGCTCGGTTGCCCTTTATGTGCTCCTATACTCGATCAACTACCTGGTGTTTGACCTTAGAAGCTTGAGTGGGCCTGTTTCTGCTATACTCTACCTTGGTTATTCACTGATCATGGCTTTTGCTATCATGCTATCGACCGGCACAATCGGCTTTTTGAtgtcattttcttttgtttactatcttTTCTCATCCGTAAAGATTGATTGA